One genomic segment of Myxococcales bacterium includes these proteins:
- the rplT gene encoding 50S ribosomal protein L20, giving the protein MPRAKGGYKTRRRRNRIMQHAKGFRGGRHRLWKSAVEAVHRKWRYALFHRRKRKSDFRGLWIVRINAGARELGLSYSRLIAGLKKAGVNLDRKILADLALTDPNAFAKVVELAKAA; this is encoded by the coding sequence ATGCCTCGCGCTAAAGGTGGTTATAAAACTCGTCGTCGTCGCAACCGGATTATGCAGCATGCCAAGGGTTTCCGCGGCGGCCGACATCGGTTGTGGAAGTCCGCGGTGGAAGCCGTTCACCGCAAGTGGCGTTATGCCCTGTTTCACCGAAGGAAGCGAAAGAGCGACTTTCGTGGTCTCTGGATTGTCCGCATCAATGCGGGCGCGCGCGAGCTGGGCCTTTCCTACTCGCGCCTCATCGCCGGCCTGAAGAAGGCGGGGGTGAACCTGGACCGCAAGATTCTGGCCGACCTGGCGCTCACCGACCCGAACGCATTTGCGAAGGTCGTCGAGCTCGCCAAGGCTGCCTAG
- the rpmI gene encoding 50S ribosomal protein L35, with amino-acid sequence MANYKMKSNSGAKKRFKLTAKGRVKRKRANLRHNLTSKSPEQKRRLRKGGYIAKSQEHQIKVLLPYG; translated from the coding sequence ATGGCCAACTACAAGATGAAATCGAACAGCGGCGCCAAAAAGCGTTTCAAGCTGACGGCGAAGGGGCGAGTGAAGCGCAAGCGGGCCAACCTGCGCCACAACCTCACCAGCAAGTCACCGGAACAGAAGCGCCGCCTCCGCAAGGGCGGGTACATCGCCAAGAGCCAGGAGCACCAAATCAAGGTGCTGCTGCCCTACGGTTAA
- the infC gene encoding translation initiation factor IF-3, with protein MTIRRRPFPDRRQDDNHRVGRRIRVPEVRVIGADGKQVGVISTQEALAMADSLGLELVEVDPRAKPPVCRILDYGKFKYETSKKEKASKKHQSTVVVKEIKLRPKTDTHDFEFKVAHIKRFLMEGNKCKLVVVFRGREIVHPETGEAMLSNVLQALGDLAQVDQRPSLEGKRMVMVIGPRAGVIRPRPPAPAPTAANPDGAAVSAPPRAPGPGASGGTPSN; from the coding sequence ATGACCATTAGAAGGCGACCATTTCCCGACCGAAGGCAAGACGACAACCACCGCGTGGGGCGACGCATTCGCGTTCCCGAGGTGCGGGTCATCGGCGCCGACGGCAAGCAAGTAGGTGTGATCTCGACTCAGGAAGCTCTGGCCATGGCCGACTCACTGGGCCTGGAGTTGGTCGAGGTGGATCCCCGGGCAAAGCCGCCGGTGTGTCGCATTCTCGACTACGGTAAGTTCAAGTACGAGACCTCCAAGAAGGAAAAGGCCTCGAAGAAGCACCAGAGCACGGTGGTGGTCAAGGAGATCAAACTCCGTCCGAAAACCGACACGCACGACTTCGAGTTCAAGGTTGCCCACATCAAGCGCTTCCTCATGGAGGGCAACAAGTGCAAGCTGGTGGTGGTGTTCCGGGGCCGCGAAATCGTTCACCCCGAAACGGGTGAAGCCATGCTGAGCAACGTGCTTCAAGCGCTGGGCGACCTCGCGCAAGTGGATCAGCGTCCCTCGCTCGAAGGCAAGCGCATGGTCATGGTCATTGGCCCACGCGCGGGAGTCATCCGTCCGCGGCCACCGGCTCCGGCCCCCACGGCCGCGAACCCCGACGGCGCCGCGGTATCGGCCCCGCCCCGGGCTCCCGGTCCTGGTGCTTCGGGCGGAACGCCGTCCAACTGA
- the thrS gene encoding threonine--tRNA ligase: MADAILRLRPNAKLTIGPAIETGFFYDIDTEPFSPEDIERIESEMAKIVAADLPVERTEISRAEALRTFANNPYKVELVNSFPDDEEVSLFRHGEFVDLCRGPHVARTSEIKAFKVLSFAGAYWRGDERNPQLQRVYGTAFASQEALDAHLKQIEEAKRRDHRTLGKQLDLFSVDELVGPGFVLFHPKGAFIRQTIEDLLKRETARRGYLPVYTPHVAREKLLETSGHLAHYGENLFGGMELEGQRYLVKPMNCPFHVAIYRSQLRSYRDLPLRYSELGTVYRYERSGVLHGLLRVRGFTQDDGHLFVREDQIETEMETCVSMALGVLKAFGFENFNLFLSTRPDDFMGEVEQWDRAEAAIRRVLERSGSKFEVDEGGGAFYGPKIDLKIRDALGREWQCSTFQLDFQLPQRFDLEYVDPSGSRSRPVMIHRALLGSVERFMAVLIEHYAGAFPLWLAPVQAVVLTVSEKASAWAEEVKTALSAHGLRVEADQSADKLGAKIRRAQLEKVPYMLVVGEKDMAARVVSPRTRDGTQLPALSVEELAQQLVKEAAVPTFG; this comes from the coding sequence ATGGCAGATGCGATCTTGCGCCTGCGTCCGAACGCTAAATTGACCATCGGCCCTGCGATCGAGACGGGCTTTTTCTACGACATCGACACCGAACCGTTTTCGCCAGAGGACATCGAGCGCATCGAATCCGAAATGGCGAAGATCGTGGCGGCCGACCTTCCGGTCGAGCGAACCGAGATCTCGCGCGCCGAAGCGCTTCGGACGTTCGCCAACAACCCTTACAAGGTCGAGCTCGTCAATTCGTTCCCGGACGACGAGGAGGTCTCCCTCTTCCGCCACGGTGAGTTCGTCGACCTGTGCCGCGGCCCCCACGTGGCGCGTACGAGCGAGATCAAGGCCTTCAAGGTGCTCTCGTTTGCAGGCGCTTACTGGCGGGGTGACGAACGCAACCCCCAGCTTCAGCGTGTCTACGGCACGGCTTTCGCCTCGCAAGAGGCGCTCGACGCTCACCTCAAGCAGATCGAGGAGGCAAAGCGCCGGGATCACAGGACGCTGGGCAAGCAGCTCGACCTGTTCTCGGTAGACGAACTCGTCGGTCCTGGCTTCGTACTCTTTCACCCGAAGGGTGCGTTCATCCGACAGACCATCGAAGACCTCCTCAAGAGGGAAACCGCCCGCCGCGGTTATCTGCCCGTGTACACGCCTCACGTGGCGCGAGAGAAACTTCTCGAGACCTCGGGGCACCTGGCTCATTACGGGGAAAACCTCTTTGGCGGCATGGAGCTCGAGGGCCAGCGCTATCTGGTCAAGCCCATGAACTGCCCCTTCCACGTTGCGATCTATCGTTCGCAACTGCGGTCGTACCGTGACCTTCCGTTACGTTACTCGGAGCTGGGAACCGTGTACCGTTACGAACGCTCTGGGGTTCTTCACGGCCTCTTGCGCGTACGCGGCTTTACGCAAGACGACGGGCACCTCTTCGTCCGTGAGGACCAAATCGAGACCGAAATGGAAACCTGCGTGTCCATGGCACTCGGGGTCCTCAAAGCGTTCGGTTTCGAGAACTTCAACCTCTTTCTGTCGACGCGCCCTGACGACTTCATGGGAGAGGTCGAACAGTGGGATCGTGCCGAGGCGGCCATCCGGAGGGTGCTGGAACGCTCCGGGAGCAAGTTCGAGGTCGACGAGGGGGGCGGTGCCTTTTACGGCCCGAAGATCGATCTCAAGATTCGCGACGCGCTTGGCCGCGAATGGCAATGTTCCACCTTCCAGCTGGACTTTCAGCTCCCCCAGCGCTTCGACCTCGAATACGTCGACCCCTCCGGAAGCCGGAGCCGGCCTGTCATGATTCACCGTGCGCTGCTGGGCTCCGTGGAGCGGTTCATGGCGGTGCTCATCGAGCACTATGCTGGCGCCTTCCCTTTGTGGCTGGCCCCCGTTCAGGCGGTGGTGCTGACGGTCAGCGAGAAGGCGAGCGCGTGGGCGGAGGAGGTGAAAACCGCTCTGTCGGCACACGGATTGCGAGTCGAAGCAGACCAATCGGCGGACAAGCTAGGAGCCAAGATTCGTCGCGCCCAGCTCGAAAAGGTTCCGTACATGTTGGTGGTGGGGGAGAAAGACATGGCGGCGCGCGTGGTGTCCCCGCGGACCCGTGATGGCACCCAACTGCCTGCGCTCTCAGTGGAAGAGCTGGCTCAGCAACTCGTGAAAGAAGCCGCGGTGCCCACGTTCGGGTGA